One uncultured Caproiciproducens sp. DNA segment encodes these proteins:
- a CDS encoding acyl-CoA dehydratase activase-related protein, which produces MKIGLDVGSTTIKCVVLNDDNQILYKSYERHFSQITQKMSELLTRINKEILKGENALLTVSGSAGMGISQTCKLPFIQEVYATRIAVGKLIPDADVIIELGGEDAKMLFLSGGTEVRMNGSCAGGTGAFIDQMATLLNISLDEMDKQAEQYEKIYTIASRCGVFAKSDVQPLLNQGARKSDISASIFAAVANQTIAGLAQGRKIAGKVIYLGGPLTFLPQLRASFDHALKTEGVCPENSLYFVAMGAALSSDTETDLETALKSIDAYGKTANFLSIPPLFKSREDYDEFTRRHAECKAPRGNAENYAGDAYLGIDAGSTTVKAVLLGKDGEVLDSVYRRNSGNPVPIIREYLLDLYTRFPKIQIAAGAVTGYGEELLKNAFNIDFGIVETVAHFTAAKCFLPNVDFVIDIGGQDMKCFKIRNGAIDNIFLNEACSSGCGSFLQTFANTLGYEIEDFAKLGLFAKHPVDLGSRCTVFMNSQVKQAQKDGATTEDISAGLSVSVVKNAIYKVIRAASAEELGRNIVVQGGTFLNEAVLRVFENELGVNVSRPDISGLMGAYGAGIYAKSKSAGKSTIISKEELENFKHEVKVTSCGLCNNNCRLTINVFGGNRRFIGGNRCEKPVTKRSTSDELNIYAYKLDVLWAYRPVTGNRGKIGIPMGLNMYELLPFWHTFFTRLGFEVILSPMSNRELYINGQATIPSDTVCFPAKLMHGHVQALIDEGVKNIFYPCMSYNFDEGLGDNHYNCPVVAYYPEVIAANMSALEGFNFIHDYVGIHRKHDFPIKMHGILSKHFEGISFIEVKKAAREAYREYDSYITKMREKGNQIIAEAQKQHRQIIVLSGRPYHLDSEINHGIDKLVVSLGAAVISEDVLSCKVKHFPTKVLNQWTYHARLYAAAEYIGDKPDMNLVQLVSFGCGVDAITTDEVRSILEAHGKIYTQIKIDEITNLGAVKIRLRSLFAALEK; this is translated from the coding sequence ATGAAAATAGGTTTAGATGTCGGCTCCACCACGATAAAATGCGTGGTGCTGAACGACGACAATCAAATATTATACAAATCTTATGAGAGGCATTTTTCTCAAATTACGCAAAAAATGTCCGAGCTTCTCACAAGAATAAATAAGGAAATTCTCAAAGGAGAAAATGCCCTTCTCACTGTTTCCGGTTCAGCGGGGATGGGTATTTCACAGACCTGCAAGCTTCCGTTTATTCAGGAAGTCTATGCAACCCGCATAGCAGTCGGCAAACTGATTCCCGATGCGGATGTCATTATTGAACTCGGCGGAGAAGACGCAAAAATGCTGTTTTTATCCGGCGGCACCGAGGTGCGGATGAACGGTTCCTGCGCAGGGGGAACCGGCGCTTTTATCGACCAAATGGCAACATTGCTGAACATTTCGCTGGATGAAATGGACAAACAGGCAGAGCAATACGAGAAAATTTATACCATTGCTTCACGTTGCGGCGTATTCGCGAAATCGGATGTTCAGCCCCTGCTCAATCAGGGTGCGCGCAAAAGCGATATTTCGGCAAGCATCTTTGCTGCCGTCGCAAACCAGACGATTGCCGGACTGGCGCAGGGCAGAAAAATAGCGGGAAAGGTGATCTACCTCGGCGGGCCGCTTACCTTTCTTCCCCAGCTGCGCGCAAGCTTTGACCACGCGCTGAAAACGGAGGGCGTATGCCCTGAAAATTCACTCTATTTTGTAGCGATGGGTGCGGCACTGAGCAGCGATACCGAAACAGATCTTGAAACGGCGCTGAAAAGCATAGATGCCTATGGCAAAACCGCGAATTTTCTCTCTATTCCTCCCCTGTTTAAAAGCCGTGAGGACTATGATGAATTTACGCGCCGGCACGCAGAGTGCAAAGCGCCGCGGGGCAACGCGGAAAACTATGCCGGCGACGCTTACCTTGGAATAGACGCGGGTTCCACTACGGTGAAAGCCGTACTGCTCGGAAAAGACGGCGAAGTTCTGGATTCCGTCTACCGCAGGAATTCCGGAAACCCCGTACCCATTATCCGGGAATACTTGCTCGACCTTTATACCCGTTTCCCGAAAATTCAAATCGCAGCGGGAGCCGTCACGGGTTACGGCGAGGAGCTTTTGAAAAACGCGTTCAACATTGACTTCGGCATCGTTGAAACTGTCGCGCACTTCACGGCTGCCAAATGTTTTCTGCCAAACGTTGATTTTGTCATCGACATCGGCGGGCAGGATATGAAATGCTTTAAAATTCGCAACGGGGCAATCGACAACATTTTTCTGAATGAAGCCTGCTCCTCCGGCTGCGGTTCTTTTTTACAGACCTTCGCCAACACGCTCGGTTATGAAATAGAAGACTTCGCAAAACTGGGCCTGTTTGCAAAGCATCCCGTCGATTTGGGTTCGCGCTGCACCGTGTTTATGAACTCACAGGTTAAACAGGCACAAAAGGACGGTGCCACCACGGAAGATATTTCAGCCGGCCTTTCCGTCAGCGTAGTCAAAAACGCAATCTACAAGGTAATCCGCGCAGCCTCTGCGGAAGAGCTTGGCCGAAACATTGTTGTACAGGGCGGCACTTTTCTGAACGAAGCGGTTTTGCGCGTGTTTGAAAATGAACTGGGCGTCAACGTTTCCAGGCCGGACATTTCGGGCCTAATGGGCGCTTACGGCGCAGGAATTTATGCAAAGAGCAAATCAGCGGGTAAAAGCACGATTATTTCCAAAGAGGAACTTGAAAACTTTAAACATGAGGTAAAAGTCACTTCCTGCGGACTATGCAATAACAACTGCCGCTTAACAATTAATGTTTTTGGCGGAAACCGCCGTTTTATCGGTGGAAACCGCTGTGAGAAGCCTGTTACAAAACGTTCGACAAGTGATGAACTCAATATATATGCCTATAAACTTGATGTTCTGTGGGCCTATCGGCCTGTAACGGGCAACAGGGGCAAAATCGGGATACCGATGGGACTGAACATGTATGAACTTCTGCCGTTCTGGCACACATTTTTCACCCGGCTGGGCTTTGAAGTGATCTTGTCGCCGATGTCAAACCGCGAGCTGTATATCAATGGGCAGGCCACCATTCCTTCCGACACGGTATGCTTCCCCGCGAAACTGATGCACGGTCATGTGCAGGCGCTGATTGACGAAGGCGTGAAAAATATTTTTTACCCCTGCATGTCGTATAATTTTGACGAGGGGCTTGGCGACAACCATTACAACTGCCCCGTGGTCGCCTATTACCCGGAAGTAATCGCCGCCAATATGAGCGCACTGGAAGGTTTCAACTTTATTCACGACTATGTCGGGATTCACCGCAAACATGATTTCCCGATTAAAATGCACGGAATCCTTTCCAAACATTTTGAGGGTATATCCTTTATTGAGGTGAAAAAAGCAGCCAGAGAGGCATACAGGGAATATGACAGCTACATTACGAAAATGCGGGAGAAGGGCAATCAGATTATTGCCGAGGCGCAAAAGCAGCATCGGCAGATTATTGTTCTGAGCGGCAGACCGTACCATCTTGACTCGGAAATCAACCATGGCATCGACAAGCTGGTTGTCAGCCTTGGTGCGGCGGTTATCTCGGAAGATGTACTGAGCTGCAAAGTCAAGCATTTTCCCACTAAGGTACTGAATCAATGGACCTACCATGCACGGCTGTACGCGGCGGCCGAGTATATCGGCGACAAGCCCGACATGAATCTGGTACAGCTGGTTTCATTCGGCTGCGGCGTCGACGCCATCACGACGGATGAGGTTCGCAGCATTCTTGAAGCGCATGGTAAGATCTATACACAAATAAAGATAGATGAAATTACGAATCTCGGCGCGGTCAAAATCAGGCTTCGCAGCCTGTTTGCCGCACTGGAAAAATGA
- a CDS encoding 2-hydroxyglutaryl-CoA dehydratase has product MAELKFSKDGRLLFTKEMKKEYTILCPMMAPIHFQLIVNVFNNCGYHVELLTNDGPNVVQEGLKYVHNDTCYPALLVIGQFIDALHSGKYDLDRTALIITQTGGGCRASNYIHLLRKALKKAGLERVPVVSINMSGLESNPGFSVTLPMLRKFIAAIVYGDALMQLDNQTKAYEVSPGESSLMVQKWTDKLTEQFNHGQGLTLKQLKENLDKIVQDFSQIKINLRTKIKVGVVGEIYVKYSALGNNHLEDFLSEQDCEVNVPGILNFALFKVDNRLEDIKLYGGNSAKFMVVHALMDYLLKMQNILIRAVKTEPRFLAPEPYAHTKSLVKNVIGYGNKMGEGWLLTAEMLELVEQGYENIVCTQPFGCLPNHICGKGMIHRIKAVDKRSNIVPIDYDPSATRVNQENRIKLMLAVAKEKLTADGK; this is encoded by the coding sequence TTGGCGGAATTAAAATTCAGCAAGGACGGGCGCCTGCTTTTCACAAAGGAAATGAAAAAGGAATACACCATCCTTTGTCCCATGATGGCACCCATTCATTTTCAGCTGATTGTAAACGTATTTAATAACTGCGGATACCATGTTGAGCTTTTGACAAACGACGGGCCGAATGTGGTGCAGGAGGGGCTGAAATATGTCCATAATGACACATGCTACCCGGCTCTTCTGGTTATCGGCCAGTTTATCGACGCTCTGCATTCGGGGAAATACGACCTTGACCGTACCGCGCTGATTATTACCCAGACAGGCGGCGGCTGCCGTGCATCAAACTATATCCATCTGCTGAGGAAAGCGTTGAAAAAAGCCGGGCTTGAAAGAGTTCCGGTCGTTTCAATCAACATGTCCGGTCTGGAAAGCAACCCCGGCTTCTCAGTGACACTGCCGATGCTGCGAAAGTTTATCGCGGCAATTGTGTACGGCGACGCGCTGATGCAGTTGGACAACCAGACAAAGGCTTATGAAGTATCGCCCGGTGAAAGCAGCTTGATGGTTCAGAAGTGGACGGACAAGTTAACTGAGCAGTTCAATCACGGTCAGGGATTGACTTTAAAACAGCTAAAGGAAAATCTGGATAAAATTGTGCAGGATTTCTCCCAAATCAAAATTAACCTCAGAACAAAAATCAAGGTCGGTGTTGTCGGAGAAATATATGTGAAATATTCTGCGCTGGGCAACAACCATCTGGAGGACTTTCTGTCGGAGCAGGACTGTGAGGTCAACGTGCCGGGCATTCTGAATTTTGCTCTTTTTAAGGTTGATAACCGTCTGGAGGATATCAAACTTTACGGGGGAAATTCTGCAAAGTTCATGGTGGTTCACGCACTGATGGATTATCTTTTAAAGATGCAGAACATCCTGATCCGCGCAGTGAAAACAGAACCCCGGTTTTTGGCACCCGAGCCCTATGCTCACACAAAAAGCCTTGTAAAAAATGTAATCGGCTACGGTAACAAGATGGGTGAAGGCTGGCTGCTGACAGCAGAAATGCTGGAGTTGGTCGAACAGGGCTATGAAAACATCGTTTGCACACAGCCGTTCGGCTGTCTTCCGAATCATATCTGCGGAAAGGGAATGATCCACCGGATTAAAGCTGTGGATAAACGTTCAAACATCGTTCCAATCGACTACGACCCAAGCGCGACACGCGTCAATCAGGAAAACAGAATCAAACTGATGCTTGCCGTCGCGAAAGAAAAACTTACTGCGGACGGAAAATAA
- a CDS encoding MBL fold metallo-hydrolase: MQLIFYGADKEVTGSCHCLMVNGKKILIDCGLQQGADEDDNHKLPFYATQIDYVIVTHAHIDHSGRLPLLVKNGYDGKMYATGATCKLLSVMLRDSAHIQEMDAINENRKGKRAGREPEEPIYTIEDAQETLNRLVPFQYGEMIELCEGVRFKFTDAGHLLGSALVEMWLTENGQTEKIVFSGDIGNKNQPIIRDPQYINEADYVVMESTYGDREHEKMDEYIPALADIFDKTLAGGGNVVIPSFAVGRTQELLYYIREMKERGLVKSNPNFPVYVDSPLAAEATKIYSGNLTGYADEATIKVLKAGFEPIHFSNLNICASVEESKALNLDGIPKVIISSSGMCEAGRIRHHLKHNLWRPECAIVFVGYQANGTLGRILVDGIDKVKLFGEEIKVQAHIYNFRALSAHADRSGLLQWLQAFEKKPKRVFVVHGELQVSEAFGDTLKQMGYHALVPNFETSFDLAENRVLEDGIAPESRNPQRADKSKKFSAPFARLVEAGKRLLQVIQKNEGVANKDLAKFADQINALSDKWNR, encoded by the coding sequence ATGCAACTGATTTTTTACGGGGCGGACAAAGAAGTTACCGGGAGCTGCCACTGCCTGATGGTAAACGGCAAAAAAATCCTGATTGACTGCGGTTTGCAACAGGGCGCTGATGAGGATGACAATCATAAACTGCCGTTTTATGCAACGCAGATTGATTATGTGATTGTGACACACGCCCATATTGACCACAGCGGCAGGCTTCCCCTTTTGGTAAAGAACGGTTATGACGGAAAAATGTATGCCACCGGGGCGACCTGCAAACTGCTTTCGGTTATGCTTCGCGACAGCGCGCATATTCAGGAAATGGATGCGATTAATGAAAACCGCAAGGGGAAACGTGCCGGACGCGAACCGGAAGAACCGATTTACACCATCGAGGACGCGCAGGAAACGCTGAACCGGCTGGTTCCTTTTCAATACGGCGAAATGATCGAACTTTGCGAGGGCGTCCGTTTCAAATTTACAGATGCCGGTCATCTGCTTGGTTCCGCATTGGTTGAAATGTGGCTGACAGAAAACGGTCAAACCGAAAAAATTGTATTCTCCGGTGATATCGGCAATAAGAATCAGCCGATTATCCGCGATCCGCAGTATATCAACGAGGCGGATTATGTGGTGATGGAATCAACCTACGGCGACCGGGAGCATGAAAAAATGGATGAATATATTCCGGCACTCGCTGATATTTTTGATAAAACGCTCGCCGGAGGCGGCAATGTGGTCATCCCGAGCTTTGCGGTAGGCCGTACGCAGGAGCTTCTTTATTATATTCGTGAAATGAAAGAGCGCGGACTGGTCAAAAGCAATCCGAACTTTCCGGTTTATGTTGACAGTCCGCTTGCGGCGGAGGCAACAAAAATCTACAGCGGCAATCTGACGGGTTATGCAGACGAGGCGACCATTAAGGTGTTAAAAGCCGGATTTGAGCCGATTCATTTTTCCAATCTGAACATTTGTGCCAGCGTGGAGGAATCCAAAGCGCTGAACTTGGACGGAATCCCAAAGGTGATTATCTCGTCCAGCGGTATGTGCGAAGCAGGAAGAATCCGCCATCACCTCAAGCACAATTTATGGCGGCCGGAATGCGCCATTGTTTTTGTCGGATATCAGGCCAACGGCACACTTGGCAGAATCCTGGTCGACGGAATTGATAAAGTGAAGCTGTTCGGTGAAGAAATCAAGGTGCAGGCGCACATTTATAATTTCAGGGCGCTTTCCGCCCACGCGGACCGCTCGGGTTTACTCCAGTGGCTTCAGGCGTTTGAAAAAAAACCGAAGCGTGTTTTTGTGGTTCACGGCGAATTGCAGGTCAGCGAGGCATTTGGCGACACATTAAAGCAGATGGGGTATCATGCGCTGGTTCCCAACTTTGAAACCTCTTTTGATCTGGCGGAGAACCGTGTTCTTGAAGATGGCATTGCGCCTGAATCGCGCAATCCTCAAAGGGCGGACAAAAGCAAAAAGTTTTCCGCTCCGTTCGCCCGCCTTGTGGAAGCCGGTAAGAGACTTTTGCAGGTTATTCAAAAGAACGAGGGCGTTGCGAACAAGGATCTTGCAAAATTTGCCGACCAAATCAACGCGCTCAGCGACAAGTGGAACAGATAA
- a CDS encoding peptidylprolyl isomerase, translated as MKNPIVTVETNKGTIKIELYPEIAPNTVKNFVSLVKKGFYNGTIFHRVIPGFMIQGGDPEGTGMGGPGYSIKGEFNSNHFQNDLKHTKGVLSMARSMSPNSAGSQFFLMVADAPHLDGEYAAFGKVIEGMEEADRIVSVRRNRNDKPNEDEIMKNVTVETFGEEYGEPEKQ; from the coding sequence ATGAAAAACCCGATTGTCACTGTCGAAACCAATAAAGGTACAATAAAAATTGAGCTTTACCCGGAGATTGCTCCGAATACCGTGAAAAACTTTGTTTCCCTTGTAAAGAAAGGATTTTACAATGGAACGATTTTTCACCGCGTTATCCCGGGATTTATGATTCAGGGCGGCGACCCGGAAGGCACCGGCATGGGCGGACCCGGCTACAGCATCAAGGGCGAATTCAATTCAAATCATTTTCAAAATGATCTGAAGCACACCAAAGGCGTCCTTTCCATGGCAAGGTCAATGAGCCCGAACAGCGCCGGTTCACAATTCTTTCTTATGGTAGCCGATGCACCGCACCTTGACGGCGAATATGCCGCTTTCGGCAAAGTGATTGAAGGAATGGAAGAAGCCGACCGTATTGTGTCGGTTCGCCGTAACCGCAACGACAAGCCAAACGAAGACGAAATTATGAAAAACGTTACTGTTGAAACCTTCGGAGAGGAATACGGTGAACCGGAGAAGCAGTAA
- a CDS encoding flavodoxin family protein gives MHTDDVTLTCSAEQKNILVFFGSPNKNGTTAELLGEFLKPFEGSAHIQIINAYARSIAPCVACNVCAGEERCSQADFNDIDVLIRCADVIAVATPVYNLSLPAPLKAIVDRTQRYFAARFSLGIENPVEKHKIAALLITCGSRDCEGAEIISRQLKLAFSVINTSMEGMVVWAGTDFDGGGQTLEKARKSAQDLALAIQCEL, from the coding sequence TTGCATACAGATGACGTGACACTGACATGTTCGGCGGAACAAAAAAACATTCTTGTCTTTTTCGGTTCACCGAATAAAAACGGAACCACCGCGGAGCTTCTGGGCGAATTTCTGAAACCGTTTGAGGGGAGTGCGCACATTCAAATCATTAACGCTTACGCACGAAGCATTGCTCCGTGCGTCGCCTGTAATGTCTGCGCCGGTGAGGAGAGGTGTTCGCAGGCGGATTTTAATGATATTGATGTGCTGATTCGCTGTGCGGATGTGATTGCCGTTGCCACTCCGGTTTACAATCTTAGCCTGCCCGCACCGCTTAAAGCAATTGTCGACCGTACGCAGCGGTATTTTGCGGCACGTTTTTCCCTAGGCATTGAAAATCCGGTTGAAAAACATAAGATAGCCGCTTTGCTGATTACCTGCGGCTCAAGGGACTGCGAAGGCGCGGAAATTATTTCACGCCAGCTTAAACTGGCATTTTCCGTCATAAATACATCAATGGAGGGAATGGTTGTCTGGGCAGGAACGGATTTTGACGGCGGCGGCCAGACGCTTGAAAAAGCGCGCAAATCCGCCCAGGACCTTGCGCTTGCCATACAATGTGAATTGTGA
- the mscL gene encoding large-conductance mechanosensitive channel protein MscL has translation MKKLMNEFKEFAMRGNVTDMAVGVVIGGAFGKIVSSLVTDIIMPVLSLITGRINLTALAVTIPAALEGAKPITITYGNFLQAVLDFAAIAFSIFLVVKTMNRLKRKKEAAPSPVTELSHEEILLTEIRDLLKTK, from the coding sequence ATGAAGAAACTGATGAATGAATTCAAGGAATTTGCCATGCGCGGCAATGTGACGGATATGGCAGTCGGGGTCGTGATCGGCGGCGCGTTCGGCAAAATCGTATCCTCACTTGTGACTGATATCATCATGCCCGTGCTTTCCCTGATTACCGGAAGAATTAATCTGACGGCGCTTGCGGTGACAATTCCGGCCGCGCTTGAGGGAGCAAAACCAATCACAATTACCTACGGAAATTTTTTGCAGGCTGTCCTTGATTTTGCCGCAATCGCTTTTTCGATTTTCCTTGTGGTTAAGACAATGAACCGCCTGAAAAGGAAAAAGGAAGCTGCCCCGTCCCCCGTGACTGAATTAAGCCATGAGGAAATTCTGCTGACGGAAATCCGCGACTTACTGAAAACAAAATAA
- a CDS encoding YebC/PmpR family DNA-binding transcriptional regulator: MSGHSKWNNIKRKKEKTDGAKAKVFTKIGRELAVAVKEGGGPDPNTNAKLKDCIAKAKANNVPNDNIERIIKKAAGDGDDTKYETITYEGYGPNGIAVIVETLTDNRNRTAGDIRHYFDKFGGNLGTSGCVSFMFASKGVIVIEKEGLEEDKVMEDCLEAGASDFQADEDVFEVYTEPDDFSGVCDDLEKKGYEFVSAEVEMVPNTYATLADEESINKMQRLLDALDDNDDVQNVWNNWDNPDMDD; the protein is encoded by the coding sequence ATGTCAGGCCATTCAAAATGGAATAATATTAAACGTAAAAAAGAAAAAACAGACGGCGCAAAAGCCAAAGTATTTACAAAAATCGGCCGTGAGCTTGCCGTAGCGGTAAAAGAGGGCGGAGGCCCCGATCCCAACACCAACGCAAAATTAAAGGATTGCATTGCCAAGGCGAAAGCAAATAATGTGCCAAATGACAATATTGAACGCATTATCAAAAAAGCGGCCGGAGACGGGGACGATACCAAGTATGAAACAATTACATACGAGGGATACGGTCCGAACGGCATAGCGGTCATTGTGGAAACGCTGACAGACAACCGCAACCGCACCGCCGGCGACATCCGTCATTATTTTGATAAATTCGGCGGCAACCTCGGCACCAGCGGCTGTGTTTCGTTTATGTTTGCTTCGAAAGGCGTCATCGTCATTGAAAAAGAAGGACTGGAAGAAGATAAGGTCATGGAAGACTGTCTTGAAGCGGGCGCATCTGATTTTCAGGCCGACGAGGACGTATTTGAAGTATATACGGAGCCGGACGATTTCAGCGGCGTGTGCGACGACCTTGAAAAGAAGGGTTATGAATTTGTTTCCGCAGAGGTCGAAATGGTGCCCAATACCTATGCGACGCTGGCCGATGAGGAATCCATCAACAAGATGCAGCGGCTGCTTGACGCCCTTGATGATAACGACGACGTACAAAATGTTTGGAACAATTGGGATAATCCGGATATGGATGACTAA
- a CDS encoding ABC transporter ATP-binding protein codes for MSIFKKFIKYYKPYRAMFCFDMFCALIVSAIDVAFPQILSFLTKGLFAESARIILRSLPWIAAALLVMELIRLGCQYYITSWGHVMGARMESDMRQDLFDHLQRLSFSYYDHNNTGEMMSKLVSDLFDISELAHHGPENILISMLKIVGSFVLMMMINVPMTLILLCVTLVMICFSIQKNRKMRAVFMDNRKKIAGVNSRVQDSLAGIRVVKSFGNEELEHEKFSESNLKFLDSKESSYRIMGSFRAGTSFFEGLLFLTVLVSGGLFIARGSLQLTDLAVYALYINIIINPIDILIEFTEQFQKGYSGFKRFIEVVETEPDIVDRPGAAELKDVKGQIEYKNVSFSYDSANDVLENINISIEAGKTIALVGPSGGGKTTLCSLLPRFYDVTAGNVMIDGRDVRDIKLKSLRSAIGIVQQDVYMFAGSIKQNICYGKPNATDEEIIEAAKSANIHEFIAGLDEGYDTYVGERGTRLSGGQKQRLAIARVFLKNPRILILDEATSALDNESERHIQNSLEALSKDRTTIVIAHRLSTIRNADEIIVIGDDGIEERGTHQDLIEKNGIYAKYYNMQFEGLDQQ; via the coding sequence ATGTCCATTTTTAAAAAATTTATAAAATATTATAAACCGTACCGCGCAATGTTTTGCTTCGATATGTTTTGTGCGCTGATTGTATCGGCCATTGATGTTGCATTTCCGCAAATTTTAAGCTTTTTGACAAAGGGCCTGTTCGCTGAAAGCGCGCGAATCATATTACGGAGTCTTCCGTGGATCGCGGCGGCGCTTTTAGTGATGGAGCTCATCCGTCTGGGCTGTCAGTATTATATTACCAGCTGGGGCCATGTGATGGGCGCGAGAATGGAAAGCGACATGCGGCAGGACCTGTTTGATCATTTGCAGCGGCTTTCATTTTCCTATTACGACCATAACAACACCGGAGAAATGATGAGCAAGCTTGTGTCCGATTTGTTCGATATCAGCGAGCTCGCCCATCACGGGCCGGAAAATATCCTGATTTCCATGCTGAAAATTGTGGGAAGCTTTGTGCTGATGATGATGATTAACGTGCCCATGACTCTTATTTTGCTGTGTGTTACGCTCGTCATGATCTGTTTCAGCATTCAAAAAAACAGGAAAATGCGTGCGGTGTTTATGGATAACCGCAAAAAGATTGCAGGCGTTAATTCCCGCGTACAAGACAGCCTGGCCGGAATCCGTGTGGTGAAAAGCTTTGGCAACGAGGAGCTGGAACATGAAAAATTTTCTGAAAGCAACTTGAAGTTCTTGGATTCCAAAGAGAGCAGCTACCGGATTATGGGCAGCTTTCGTGCGGGCACCTCTTTTTTTGAAGGTCTTCTTTTTCTGACCGTGCTGGTAAGCGGCGGACTTTTTATTGCACGGGGCTCGTTGCAGCTCACCGACCTCGCAGTATACGCCCTGTACATTAACATTATTATCAACCCCATCGATATATTGATTGAATTTACAGAGCAGTTTCAAAAAGGATATTCCGGCTTCAAGCGTTTCATCGAAGTAGTGGAAACCGAGCCGGATATTGTCGACCGACCCGGGGCAGCAGAACTGAAAGATGTAAAAGGCCAGATTGAATACAAAAATGTTTCTTTCAGCTACGACTCTGCGAACGATGTACTGGAAAATATCAATATTTCGATTGAAGCGGGAAAAACAATAGCGCTTGTCGGCCCGTCCGGCGGCGGCAAGACCACCCTTTGCTCCCTTCTGCCCCGTTTTTACGATGTCACTGCCGGAAACGTTATGATCGACGGCAGGGATGTTCGGGATATAAAACTGAAATCACTGCGCAGTGCGATCGGAATTGTACAGCAGGACGTTTACATGTTTGCGGGCAGCATTAAACAGAATATATGCTATGGAAAACCCAACGCAACGGATGAAGAAATTATTGAAGCCGCAAAGAGTGCGAATATTCATGAGTTTATCGCGGGACTTGATGAAGGTTATGATACATATGTCGGTGAGCGCGGCACACGCCTTTCCGGCGGCCAGAAGCAGCGCCTCGCCATTGCCCGCGTGTTCCTGAAAAACCCAAGAATTTTGATACTGGACGAAGCGACCAGCGCACTGGACAACGAGAGTGAACGCCATATTCAGAATTCACTGGAGGCACTCTCCAAAGACAGGACCACCATCGTCATTGCGCACCGCCTGAGCACCATCCGCAATGCGGATGAGATCATCGTAATCGGCGACGACGGCATTGAAGAGCGCGGCACCCATCAGGATCTGATCGAAAAGAACGGCATCTACGCAAAATATTACAATATGCAGTTTGAAGGGCTGGATCAACAATAA
- a CDS encoding exodeoxyribonuclease III: protein MKLISWNVNGLRACLNKGFMDFFNAADADAVCIQETKMQQDQAEVILPGYRQYWNSAVKKGYSGTAIFTRMEPLSVSYDINEPEHVGEGRSITLEFANFYLVTVYTPNSQHELLRIDYRMRWEIAFRSYLKQLDEKKPVIVCGDMNVAHKEIDLKNPKSNVGNAGFSNEEREKMTELLAAGFTDSFRYLHPGETSAYTWWSYMFKAREKNAGWRIDYFLVSDAIRDKIEASSIHPEVMGSDHCPVELVLSLENTQMGEKECN, encoded by the coding sequence GTGAAGCTGATATCATGGAATGTAAACGGACTGCGCGCCTGCCTGAATAAAGGATTTATGGATTTTTTCAACGCGGCGGATGCCGACGCCGTGTGTATTCAGGAAACGAAAATGCAGCAGGATCAGGCTGAGGTTATTTTGCCGGGCTACCGGCAGTATTGGAATTCCGCAGTAAAGAAAGGCTATTCCGGTACGGCCATTTTTACCAGAATGGAACCACTTTCCGTCAGCTACGATATCAATGAGCCGGAGCATGTCGGCGAAGGGCGCTCCATTACGCTTGAGTTTGCAAATTTTTACCTTGTGACGGTTTATACGCCCAACTCACAGCACGAATTGTTGCGCATTGATTACCGCATGCGATGGGAAATTGCATTCCGGTCATATCTGAAACAGCTTGACGAAAAGAAACCTGTTATTGTGTGCGGGGACATGAATGTGGCACACAAGGAAATCGACTTGAAAAATCCGAAAAGCAATGTCGGAAATGCCGGCTTTTCCAATGAAGAACGTGAAAAGATGACGGAATTGCTTGCCGCAGGATTTACGGACAGTTTTCGCTACCTGCATCCCGGGGAAACGAGCGCTTATACGTGGTGGTCGTACATGTTCAAGGCGCGGGAAAAAAATGCCGGATGGCGTATCGACTATTTTTTGGTATCTGATGCTATCAGGGATAAGATAGAAGCAAGCAGCATACACCCTGAAGTAATGGGCAGCGATCACTGCCCGGTTGAACTCGTATTATCTTTAGAAAATACACAGATGGGAGAAAAAGAATGCAACTGA